In Marinomonas posidonica IVIA-Po-181, a single window of DNA contains:
- a CDS encoding DsbE family thiol:disulfide interchange protein translates to MKRILLFMPFLVFLVLGVVFYFLLGKDTQYMPSALIGQSVPPFQLVTLKGEKLKQTDDLPKGSYLINFWGTWCPSCHVEHPYLMTLAEQGVTIIGIDYKDQQTAAKQWLRDKGDPYALVLMDELGQFGLDMGVTGAPETFVVNAEGKIAYRLQGVLNAQSWQMIKAYL, encoded by the coding sequence ATGAAGCGCATTTTATTGTTTATGCCTTTTCTGGTGTTCTTAGTTTTGGGCGTTGTGTTCTATTTTCTACTGGGTAAAGATACCCAATATATGCCATCTGCTTTGATTGGTCAGTCTGTTCCTCCGTTTCAGTTGGTAACGTTGAAGGGAGAGAAACTTAAACAGACGGACGACTTGCCCAAAGGCTCATATTTAATTAATTTTTGGGGAACCTGGTGTCCGTCTTGTCATGTTGAGCACCCTTACTTAATGACCTTGGCTGAACAAGGAGTCACCATTATTGGCATCGATTATAAAGACCAACAGACGGCGGCTAAGCAATGGTTGCGAGACAAAGGTGATCCGTATGCTTTGGTGCTGATGGATGAATTAGGTCAGTTTGGTTTGGATATGGGAGTGACAGGCGCACCAGAAACCTTTGTTGTCAATGCTGAAGGGAAAATTGCTTATCGATTGCAGGGAGTTTTGAATGCGCAAAGTTGGCAAATGATCAAGGCGTATTTGTGA
- a CDS encoding cytochrome c-type biogenesis protein: protein MIKQLLMCLTLFALVNTALAEELLTFRSELNQVRYQSLIKELRCPKCQNQNLADSNSGISVDLRQQVHNMIEAGKTDQEIIDYMVTRYGTFVLYRPQNTPATFLLWYGPFILLLGGVVLFVVVLMKSRRRRRK, encoded by the coding sequence ATGATAAAACAACTCCTGATGTGTCTGACTTTATTCGCTCTAGTAAATACTGCGTTAGCTGAAGAGCTACTGACGTTCCGTTCTGAATTGAATCAAGTGCGCTATCAAAGCTTGATTAAAGAACTGCGTTGTCCAAAGTGTCAAAATCAAAATCTTGCTGACTCTAACTCGGGTATCTCAGTAGACTTAAGACAGCAAGTACATAACATGATTGAAGCAGGTAAAACCGATCAAGAAATTATTGACTACATGGTCACACGTTACGGTACCTTTGTGCTTTACCGACCACAAAATACGCCAGCCACTTTTTTGCTCTGGTATGGTCCCTTTATTTTGCTATTGGGTGGCGTCGTATTGTTTGTGGTGGTACTAATGAAAAGTCGTCGTAGGAGAAGAAAATGA
- a CDS encoding tetratricopeptide repeat protein, whose product MMVASLLIVTLLISCFGYFFWYLGRQQTLNDRTHEIFFDIRRTEIADEKQSGQLSVEESKQLTADLAFEQRASQTKSSFSSASYSRFAQWSVLLFFILSVIGSISLYQGLGYAKDVQFHQAMRSESLTPQQISTFLQYRSRRYDRAEDWYYEAVDEVQAGQYSKAVQAFEKALARLPEESQDRLNLLVEYAQAVFYANKNQSSERLERVLQRIFAIAPNQPNALGLKGVIEFDQANYLGAVLAWQEAIRYNPNSAERMALLTAINKARQIGHISYQTLAPIITDQITVQLTWQASDIQWQPNDVLLVYAQVPGQKMPVAIQRVLPKDLASPILLTNLDALMPTANLAEVEQVDLVVKLANLQEADLTTGQIIGTKRGVVTNRKKIFTIKLAL is encoded by the coding sequence ATGATGGTGGCGAGTCTCCTCATAGTGACCTTGTTAATAAGCTGCTTTGGTTATTTTTTCTGGTATTTAGGTCGGCAACAAACATTAAATGATCGAACTCATGAGATTTTTTTCGACATTCGTCGAACTGAAATTGCAGACGAAAAGCAATCGGGACAGCTTTCAGTGGAGGAATCCAAACAGTTAACTGCGGACTTAGCGTTTGAGCAGAGGGCGAGTCAAACAAAGTCGAGTTTTAGTTCAGCATCGTATAGTCGATTCGCTCAATGGAGTGTGTTGCTGTTTTTCATCCTATCAGTTATCGGTAGCATTAGCCTTTATCAAGGCTTGGGTTATGCAAAAGACGTTCAGTTTCATCAAGCCATGAGGTCGGAATCATTAACCCCGCAACAAATTTCGACTTTCTTACAATATCGCAGTCGGCGCTATGATCGTGCTGAAGATTGGTATTATGAGGCGGTTGATGAAGTGCAAGCTGGTCAGTATTCCAAGGCCGTGCAGGCATTTGAAAAAGCCTTAGCCAGATTGCCGGAAGAAAGTCAGGACAGGTTAAACTTGTTAGTTGAATACGCTCAAGCGGTTTTTTATGCGAACAAGAATCAAAGCTCAGAGAGGTTGGAAAGGGTTCTACAGCGTATCTTTGCTATCGCGCCAAATCAGCCCAACGCATTAGGTTTAAAGGGCGTGATTGAGTTTGATCAGGCTAATTATCTGGGCGCAGTTTTAGCTTGGCAAGAGGCCATTCGCTATAACCCTAATTCTGCAGAACGTATGGCCTTATTGACGGCCATTAACAAAGCCAGACAGATTGGCCATATTAGTTATCAAACGTTAGCACCAATCATTACCGACCAAATTACCGTGCAATTAACATGGCAAGCCTCTGATATACAATGGCAGCCAAATGATGTGCTTTTAGTGTATGCTCAAGTGCCTGGGCAAAAAATGCCTGTGGCCATACAGAGAGTTTTACCAAAGGATTTAGCAAGTCCAATCTTATTAACAAACCTTGATGCTTTAATGCCAACCGCAAATTTAGCTGAGGTGGAACAGGTTGATCTTGTTGTGAAATTAGCCAATTTGCAGGAGGCAGATTTGACCACAGGTCAAATTATCGGCACAAAACGAGGCGTGGTTACAAATCGTAAAAAGATTTTTACGATCAAGTTGGCCTTATAA